The following coding sequences lie in one Erwinia amylovora genomic window:
- a CDS encoding HHA domain-containing protein: MTDKLLTKTDYLMRLRRCRSIDTLERVIEKNKYELSDDELAVFYSAADHRLAELTMNKLYDKVPVAVWKFVR; encoded by the coding sequence ATGACTGACAAACTTCTAACGAAAACTGACTACCTGATGCGCCTCAGGCGTTGTCGTTCAATCGATACACTTGAACGCGTGATTGAAAAGAACAAGTACGAATTATCTGATGATGAACTGGCTGTATTTTATTCAGCCGCCGATCACCGTCTTGCTGAACTAACCATGAATAAGCTGTACGACAAAGTACCGGTCGCTGTCTGGAAGTTTGTCCGTTAA
- a CDS encoding MGMT family protein, with protein sequence MSLKSDNFQQRIWQIIAAIPHGSVVTYGDVALLAGSPRAARQVGGVLKRLPEGSKLPWHRVINRKGEISLAGDVFVRQRLALLSENIEVSLEGKICLQRYRWQRL encoded by the coding sequence ATGAGTTTGAAATCTGACAACTTCCAACAACGAATCTGGCAAATCATCGCCGCCATTCCTCATGGCTCGGTGGTAACATACGGTGACGTCGCCCTGCTGGCCGGTTCACCCCGCGCTGCTCGCCAGGTCGGTGGGGTACTGAAAAGATTGCCTGAAGGCAGTAAACTTCCCTGGCATCGGGTAATAAATCGTAAAGGGGAAATCTCGTTGGCTGGGGATGTTTTTGTCAGGCAGCGCCTGGCGCTGTTGAGCGAAAACATAGAAGTTTCTCTGGAGGGGAAAATCTGTCTGCAGCGCTACCGCTGGCAACGTTTGTAA
- a CDS encoding YbaY family lipoprotein: MKIWQVLSGAALAVAISGCADKSTNVPTPTLGSQVTGQSSTLRMPNVSGTAWIRQKVALPPNAVLTVTLSDASLADAPSKILAQRVVRTEGAQAPFRFTLPFNPADIKPNARILLSAAVMVDGKLLFITDTVKQVVTSGGTRQDLTLVPVPSVAIPTQSGAANTVPLTSPTQITPSSSVPAATSL; the protein is encoded by the coding sequence ATGAAAATCTGGCAAGTATTAAGTGGCGCAGCGCTGGCCGTTGCAATCTCGGGTTGTGCCGATAAAAGCACAAATGTGCCAACTCCTACACTGGGATCTCAGGTCACCGGGCAGTCATCGACGCTGAGAATGCCTAATGTTAGCGGTACGGCATGGATCCGTCAAAAAGTCGCTCTGCCGCCCAACGCGGTACTGACGGTCACCCTTTCTGATGCCTCATTGGCTGACGCACCGTCTAAAATCCTGGCGCAGCGGGTAGTGCGCACAGAAGGGGCACAGGCACCTTTCCGCTTTACCCTGCCGTTCAATCCCGCAGACATTAAGCCAAATGCGCGCATTCTGTTAAGTGCGGCAGTGATGGTAGATGGCAAGTTGCTGTTTATTACCGATACGGTGAAGCAGGTGGTCACCAGCGGCGGCACGCGCCAGGATTTGACGCTGGTTCCGGTCCCCTCAGTCGCCATCCCGACGCAAAGTGGAGCGGCTAACACTGTACCTTTAACGTCACCTACTCAGATTACCCCATCATCCAGCGTTCCGGCTGCGACATCGCTTTAA
- the amtB gene encoding ammonium transporter AmtB, protein MEWDKMKKIANFCLAGATFLPSLAMAAAPAVADKADNAFMMICTALVLFMTIPGIALFYGGLIRAKNVLSMLTQVAMTFALVCVLWMVYGYSLAFSEGNAFFGSFNWAMLKNIAPGALMGSFYQYIHIAFQASFACITVGLIVGAVAERIRFSAVLIFVVIWLTFAYLPIAHMVWAGGFLAQDGALDFAGGTVVHINAAVAGLVGAYLVGKRAGFGKEAFKPHNLPMVFTGTAILYFGWFGFNAGSASAANEIAALAFLNTVIATAGAMLSWTFGEWALRGKPSLLGVSSGAIAGLVAITPACGYVGVGGALIIGVIGGLAGLWGVTILKKWLRVDDPCDVFGVHGVCGIVGCILTGVFASSSLGGTGYAEGVTMSHQVWVQLFSVGLTIVWTAVVAFVGFKVADIVVGLRVPEEQEREGLDVNSHGENAYNN, encoded by the coding sequence ATGGAATGGGATAAAATGAAAAAAATTGCTAACTTCTGCCTCGCCGGGGCCACCTTTTTACCGTCGCTGGCTATGGCTGCCGCACCCGCAGTCGCCGACAAAGCGGATAACGCCTTTATGATGATCTGTACTGCTCTGGTACTGTTCATGACTATTCCTGGCATTGCACTTTTTTATGGCGGTCTGATCCGTGCCAAGAACGTGCTGTCAATGCTGACTCAGGTTGCCATGACTTTTGCGTTGGTGTGCGTATTGTGGATGGTCTACGGTTATTCTCTGGCCTTCAGCGAGGGCAACGCATTCTTTGGTAGCTTTAACTGGGCGATGCTAAAAAATATCGCACCTGGGGCGCTGATGGGGTCTTTCTATCAGTATATTCATATCGCTTTCCAGGCGTCCTTTGCCTGTATCACCGTCGGTTTGATTGTCGGCGCTGTAGCTGAGCGGATCCGTTTCTCTGCGGTGCTGATCTTCGTGGTTATCTGGTTGACCTTTGCCTACCTGCCCATTGCCCATATGGTGTGGGCCGGCGGTTTCCTCGCTCAGGATGGCGCGCTGGATTTTGCCGGGGGGACTGTGGTTCATATCAACGCCGCCGTTGCCGGTTTGGTCGGGGCTTATCTGGTGGGTAAACGTGCCGGCTTCGGCAAAGAAGCCTTTAAACCGCATAATCTGCCGATGGTCTTTACCGGAACGGCAATCCTTTACTTTGGCTGGTTTGGCTTTAACGCCGGCTCCGCCAGCGCGGCTAATGAAATTGCCGCTCTTGCTTTCCTCAACACGGTTATCGCGACCGCTGGTGCGATGCTAAGCTGGACCTTCGGCGAGTGGGCGCTGCGCGGTAAGCCATCACTGCTGGGCGTCAGTTCCGGTGCTATCGCTGGCCTGGTTGCCATTACTCCTGCATGTGGATACGTCGGGGTTGGTGGCGCGTTAATTATTGGTGTGATCGGCGGGCTGGCTGGCCTGTGGGGGGTAACCATCTTGAAAAAATGGCTGCGTGTTGATGACCCCTGTGATGTGTTCGGCGTGCACGGCGTGTGCGGCATCGTTGGTTGCATCCTGACCGGTGTCTTCGCGTCGTCTTCACTGGGCGGAACGGGCTATGCCGAAGGTGTGACCATGAGCCATCAGGTCTGGGTACAACTGTTCAGCGTTGGGCTGACTATCGTCTGGACTGCGGTGGTGGCTTTCGTCGGCTTCAAAGTGGCGGATATAGTCGTCGGACTGCGTGTTCCGGAAGAGCAGGAACGCGAAGGTTTGGATGTCAACAGCCACGGCGAGAATGCTTATAACAATTAG
- the tomB gene encoding Hha toxicity modulator TomB, whose amino-acid sequence MDEYSPKRHDIAQLKFLCENLYDESLATLGDSHHGWVNDPTSTSNLQLNDLIEHIAAFTMNYKIKHIEDSDLISQIDEYLDDTFMLFSNYGVNNLDLQRWQKSAKRLFNIFAKECVMSQIQSSHSFSSP is encoded by the coding sequence ATGGACGAATACTCACCGAAAAGGCATGATATTGCGCAGCTGAAATTCTTATGTGAAAACCTGTATGATGAAAGTCTGGCTACGTTAGGCGACAGCCATCATGGCTGGGTTAACGACCCCACCTCAACGAGCAATCTTCAGCTTAACGACCTGATAGAGCACATTGCAGCATTCACAATGAATTACAAAATCAAGCATATCGAAGACAGCGATCTGATAAGTCAAATTGATGAGTATCTGGACGACACCTTTATGCTTTTCAGCAATTACGGTGTCAACAATCTTGACTTACAACGCTGGCAAAAATCAGCGAAGCGATTGTTTAACATTTTTGCTAAAGAATGCGTAATGAGCCAGATCCAGTCCAGCCATTCATTTAGCAGCCCATAA
- the tesB gene encoding acyl-CoA thioesterase II gives MSQALHNLLILLDLEKLEEGLFRGQSEDLGLRQVFGGQVVGQALYAAKQTVPQDRVTHSFHSYFLRPGDSQKTIIYDVENLRDGQSLSARRVKAVQNGQPIFYMTASFQGYESGFEHQKTMPEVPGPDALPSESDIIRKMVQLIPEKARNKFLAERPFEIRPVEFHNPLQGHVSKPLRYSWIRANGPLPPDKRIHQYLLGYASDYNLLPVALQPHGKGFLEPGMQVATIDHSMWFHRSFDLNEWLLYSVESTSASGARGFVHGEFYNQQGSLVASTVQEGVIRQNS, from the coding sequence ATGAGTCAGGCATTGCATAATCTGTTAATCCTGCTGGATCTGGAAAAGCTGGAAGAAGGCCTGTTTCGCGGACAGAGTGAAGATCTTGGTCTGCGACAGGTTTTTGGCGGCCAGGTGGTAGGCCAGGCGCTGTACGCCGCCAAACAAACGGTGCCGCAGGATCGCGTCACCCACTCATTTCACAGCTATTTTTTGCGTCCTGGCGACAGTCAGAAAACCATTATCTATGATGTGGAAAATTTGCGTGACGGGCAAAGTCTTAGCGCCCGCCGGGTGAAGGCAGTGCAAAATGGTCAGCCGATCTTTTATATGACCGCCTCATTCCAGGGCTATGAGAGTGGTTTTGAGCACCAAAAAACGATGCCCGAGGTCCCGGGGCCTGATGCACTGCCATCCGAGTCAGATATTATCCGCAAAATGGTGCAGCTTATCCCCGAAAAAGCCCGTAATAAGTTCTTAGCCGAGAGACCGTTTGAAATCCGCCCGGTTGAGTTCCATAATCCGTTGCAAGGCCACGTCAGTAAGCCGCTGCGCTATAGCTGGATACGCGCGAACGGCCCCCTGCCCCCCGACAAACGTATCCATCAATATTTGCTGGGCTATGCTTCAGATTACAATCTCCTTCCCGTAGCGCTGCAGCCACACGGTAAGGGGTTTCTTGAACCAGGCATGCAGGTTGCCACCATCGACCATTCGATGTGGTTCCACCGTTCGTTCGATCTCAATGAATGGCTGCTTTACAGCGTTGAAAGCACTTCCGCCTCTGGCGCCCGCGGCTTTGTGCACGGTGAGTTCTACAATCAGCAGGGCAGTTTGGTGGCTTCCACCGTCCAGGAAGGCGTCATACGTCAGAACTCTTGA
- a CDS encoding acyl-CoA thioesterase, whose product MRTVIKVRGYHLDVFQHVNNARYLEFLEEARWAWLEEGGSYRWMSERGLALVVVNININYRSPAKMGDVLDVDCQLVKFGGKSGTVAQRVSLQPDGIEIADALLTFVCVDSKTQKAQPLEGELKAHLAGLASGG is encoded by the coding sequence ATGCGAACCGTTATAAAAGTGCGTGGCTATCACCTTGATGTCTTCCAGCATGTCAATAACGCGCGCTATCTGGAGTTTCTTGAGGAAGCCCGCTGGGCATGGTTGGAAGAGGGGGGATCCTACCGCTGGATGAGCGAGAGGGGGCTGGCGCTGGTCGTGGTTAATATTAATATCAACTACCGCAGCCCGGCAAAGATGGGCGACGTGCTGGATGTTGATTGCCAGCTGGTGAAGTTTGGCGGCAAAAGCGGCACCGTTGCACAGCGGGTTTCATTACAGCCGGACGGAATAGAGATCGCAGATGCCTTATTGACCTTTGTCTGCGTCGATAGCAAAACGCAAAAAGCACAGCCGCTGGAAGGGGAGTTGAAAGCACATCTGGCCGGATTAGCCTCAGGGGGCTGA
- a CDS encoding Lrp/AsnC family transcriptional regulator: protein MLPTALDKKDRMLLNLLQQDCTLSLQILADAVNLTTTPCWKRLKRLEDEGYIRARVALLNGEKLGLDLTAFVLIKTHQHSSDWYNQFVTVVQAMPEVMGFYRMAGEYDYLLRVQVTDMKSYDGFYKKLVNSIPGLLDVTSGFAMEEIKCTTALPVAP from the coding sequence TTGCTACCAACAGCGCTGGATAAAAAAGACCGTATGCTTTTGAACCTGCTTCAACAGGATTGTACCCTGTCACTTCAGATACTGGCGGATGCCGTAAACCTGACAACAACACCATGTTGGAAGCGTTTGAAAAGGCTTGAGGATGAGGGCTATATTCGCGCCCGGGTGGCGCTGTTGAATGGTGAAAAGCTCGGTCTGGATCTCACTGCCTTTGTGTTAATCAAAACACATCAACACAGCAGTGACTGGTACAATCAATTTGTCACTGTGGTACAGGCGATGCCGGAAGTGATGGGTTTTTACCGCATGGCGGGAGAATATGATTACCTGTTGCGGGTACAGGTCACCGATATGAAAAGCTACGATGGCTTCTATAAAAAGCTGGTAAACAGCATTCCCGGCTTGCTTGATGTGACCTCTGGTTTTGCCATGGAAGAAATAAAATGCACTACCGCTTTACCGGTTGCCCCCTGA
- the glnK gene encoding P-II family nitrogen regulator: MKLVTVVIKPFKLEDVREALSSIGIQGLTVTEVKGFGRQKGHAELYRGAEYSVNFLPKVKIDIAIADDQLDEVVDVISKAAYTGKIGDGKIFVAELQRIIRIRTGETDEAAL; the protein is encoded by the coding sequence ATGAAGCTGGTTACCGTGGTAATCAAACCGTTCAAGCTGGAAGACGTGCGCGAAGCGCTGTCGTCTATCGGCATTCAGGGACTCACCGTCACTGAAGTCAAAGGCTTTGGCCGTCAGAAAGGGCATGCGGAGCTGTATCGCGGTGCCGAATACAGCGTGAACTTCCTGCCAAAAGTAAAAATTGATATCGCTATTGCGGACGACCAGCTTGATGAGGTTGTGGATGTTATCAGCAAGGCGGCCTACACCGGAAAAATAGGTGACGGGAAGATTTTCGTTGCAGAACTGCAGCGCATCATCCGTATCCGTACCGGTGAAACTGACGAAGCCGCACTGTAA
- the queC gene encoding 7-cyano-7-deazaguanine synthase QueC: MKRAVVVFSGGQDSTTCLIQALQQYDEVHCVTFDYGQRHRAEIDVARQLSTLLGVRAHKVLDVTMLNELAVSSLTRDNIPVPAYNPAASGLPSTFVPGRNLVFFTFASIYAYQIEAQAIVTGACETDFSGYPDCRNEFVNALNQAINLGMARELRIETPLMWLNKAETWALADYWHQLPLIRHQTLTCYNGIIGDGCGDCAACHLRARGLSEYQQNPAAVTLELKRKTGLV, encoded by the coding sequence ATGAAGCGTGCAGTGGTTGTATTCAGCGGTGGACAGGACTCAACTACCTGTTTGATTCAGGCTTTACAACAGTATGACGAGGTGCACTGCGTCACCTTTGACTATGGCCAGCGCCACCGCGCTGAAATCGATGTTGCCCGACAGCTGTCAACGTTGCTGGGTGTTCGGGCGCACAAAGTGCTCGATGTCACCATGCTAAACGAACTGGCCGTCAGCAGCCTGACGCGTGATAACATTCCGGTTCCGGCTTACAATCCCGCAGCCAGTGGCCTGCCCAGCACCTTCGTCCCCGGTCGCAACCTCGTATTTTTTACCTTCGCCTCAATCTATGCTTATCAGATTGAAGCACAGGCGATCGTTACCGGTGCCTGTGAAACTGACTTCTCTGGTTACCCTGACTGCCGCAATGAATTTGTCAACGCGCTGAACCAGGCGATTAATCTGGGTATGGCTCGTGAGCTGCGCATTGAAACTCCGCTAATGTGGCTGAATAAAGCGGAAACATGGGCACTGGCCGACTACTGGCACCAGCTGCCGCTGATACGCCATCAGACACTAACCTGCTATAACGGCATCATCGGGGACGGCTGTGGCGATTGTGCCGCCTGCCATCTGCGCGCCCGCGGTTTGAGTGAATATCAGCAAAACCCTGCTGCGGTGACGCTGGAGTTGAAGCGCAAAACCGGGCTGGTCTAA
- a CDS encoding SmdA family multidrug ABC transporter permease/ATP-binding protein has product MRLFSQLSWFFLREWRRYLGAVLLLVVTAVLQLLPPYVVGKIVDGVSHEAMSTGQLMMWIGAMIITAIIVYLLRYVWRILLFGASYHLAVELREDFYRQLSRQHPEFYLRHRTGDLIARATNDVDRVVFAAGEGVLTLVDSLVMGIVVLVVMSSQISWQLTLLALLPMPIMAMVTKHYGNQLHHRFKSAQAAFSSLNDQTQESLSSIRMIKAFGLEDHQSGQFAAIAQDTGEKNLRVARIDARFDPTIYIAIALSNLLAIGGGSWMVWHGSMTLGQLTSFVMYLGLMIWPMLALAWMLNIVERGSAAWSRIRSLLSEAPVVADGKKSLPEGRGVLQIAIRQFSYPGVQQPALRNLNVNIKPGQMLGLCGPTGSGKSTLLSLIQRHFDIEQGDIRYHAIPLPQLRLDAWRSRLAVVSQTPFLFSDSVANNIALGRPAATQSEIEYAAQLANVHEDILRLPQGYQTEVGERGVMLSGGQKQRISIARALLLNTEILLLDDALSAVDGRTEQHILHNLRRWGEGRTVIISAHRLSALSEASEILVLQHGAAVQRGDHEQLLATEGWYGEMYRYQQLEAALDEDNIVQGVPHG; this is encoded by the coding sequence GTGCGACTTTTTAGCCAACTGAGCTGGTTTTTCTTGCGAGAATGGCGCCGATATCTCGGTGCGGTGCTACTGCTGGTCGTCACTGCTGTACTTCAGCTATTGCCACCTTATGTTGTAGGCAAAATCGTTGACGGCGTTAGCCATGAGGCCATGAGCACCGGGCAGCTGATGATGTGGATTGGTGCGATGATCATCACCGCGATAATCGTCTATCTGCTGCGCTATGTCTGGCGCATACTGTTATTTGGTGCCTCTTACCATCTGGCGGTTGAACTGCGCGAAGATTTTTACCGTCAGCTAAGCCGTCAGCATCCTGAATTTTATTTGCGCCACCGCACTGGCGATCTGATTGCGCGGGCCACCAATGATGTTGACCGGGTCGTCTTCGCCGCCGGAGAGGGCGTTTTGACACTGGTGGATTCTCTGGTGATGGGCATAGTGGTACTGGTGGTGATGAGCAGCCAAATCAGCTGGCAGCTCACCCTGTTGGCCCTGCTGCCGATGCCGATCATGGCAATGGTGACCAAACATTATGGTAACCAGTTACATCATCGTTTTAAAAGCGCACAGGCCGCGTTCTCATCACTCAATGACCAAACCCAGGAAAGTTTGAGCAGTATCCGGATGATCAAGGCATTTGGTTTAGAGGACCATCAGTCGGGTCAGTTCGCTGCCATTGCTCAGGATACCGGGGAAAAAAACCTGCGCGTGGCGCGCATTGATGCACGATTCGACCCCACTATCTATATCGCCATTGCCCTGTCAAACCTGTTGGCTATTGGTGGGGGAAGTTGGATGGTTTGGCATGGCTCGATGACGCTTGGGCAGCTAACCAGTTTTGTTATGTATCTCGGTTTGATGATTTGGCCAATGCTGGCGCTGGCATGGATGCTGAATATAGTCGAACGCGGCAGCGCTGCCTGGAGCCGTATCCGCTCACTGTTGTCCGAAGCGCCGGTGGTCGCCGATGGTAAAAAGTCGCTGCCGGAAGGGCGAGGGGTGCTGCAAATTGCCATTCGGCAGTTTAGTTATCCTGGTGTGCAGCAGCCTGCGCTTCGTAACCTCAATGTGAATATTAAACCCGGGCAAATGCTGGGGCTGTGTGGCCCCACCGGATCGGGGAAAAGTACTTTACTCAGTCTGATCCAGCGCCATTTTGATATTGAACAAGGGGATATTCGTTATCATGCCATCCCACTGCCGCAGTTGCGTCTTGACGCCTGGCGCAGCAGGTTAGCGGTGGTAAGCCAAACCCCGTTCCTGTTCTCTGACAGCGTGGCAAACAATATTGCTTTAGGTCGTCCTGCTGCCACGCAGAGCGAGATTGAGTATGCGGCGCAACTGGCTAACGTGCACGAAGATATACTGCGCTTGCCACAGGGCTACCAGACGGAAGTCGGTGAACGCGGGGTAATGCTTTCCGGCGGGCAAAAACAGCGTATTTCCATCGCGCGTGCGCTGCTGCTGAATACAGAAATTCTGCTGCTGGATGATGCCCTTTCTGCGGTGGACGGTCGTACTGAACAGCACATTTTACACAATTTGCGGCGCTGGGGAGAAGGACGCACGGTGATTATCAGCGCTCATCGTCTTTCGGCATTGTCCGAAGCCAGTGAAATTCTGGTATTGCAGCATGGTGCAGCAGTCCAGCGCGGTGACCATGAACAGCTGCTTGCCACTGAAGGCTGGTATGGTGAAATGTATCGCTATCAGCAGCTGGAAGCGGCGTTAGATGAAGATAACATCGTACAGGGAGTGCCACATGGCTAA
- a CDS encoding helix-hairpin-helix domain-containing protein produces MMNHRLKAITFALAIGLTMPSLATTSAPEGGVTGGKTMAEGKGAAGAQVSINSASAQELAAAMSGVGLKKAESIISYREKYGPFTGVDQLKEVPGLGNTLVERNLAHLKL; encoded by the coding sequence ATGATGAATCATCGATTAAAGGCGATCACCTTTGCCCTGGCTATCGGGCTGACGATGCCCTCTTTAGCGACTACCAGCGCGCCAGAAGGGGGCGTCACCGGGGGCAAAACAATGGCGGAAGGAAAGGGCGCAGCCGGGGCGCAGGTCAGTATCAATAGCGCCAGCGCGCAGGAGCTGGCGGCGGCGATGAGCGGCGTCGGTCTGAAGAAAGCTGAATCTATAATCAGCTACCGCGAGAAATATGGCCCTTTTACTGGGGTAGATCAATTAAAGGAGGTTCCCGGTCTCGGCAACACGTTGGTGGAGCGAAATCTGGCGCACCTCAAACTGTGA
- a CDS encoding DMT family transporter codes for MQQYYSNIFSWHCVNLLLSFFLNSAMTGMNTKIFRKLMITGLFIAVSLTWGTTWMAMKIAVASVPPISATGLRFLCAAPLLLLLARYQKAPLLFPAGQRGFQLCVTLFYFAIPFTLMIYGERYTSSSLAAIIFATMPAAVLAASLFFLQEKTTLQQLLGLGISTGALGTILWHETQSSAESQLQGILALVAAVLIHAVMYVQCKKRCAGISVLSYNALPCMGAGIILTLAGLSETPDYQAFTPQALLAIVYLGVVAGVGGILAYFALQQAARPFQASLVFLVFPLIAVALESKLNGVSISHQSLMLLLPFLLGIMLTLYRGTRQSAAAKAQRVLER; via the coding sequence ATGCAGCAATATTATAGCAACATTTTCTCCTGGCATTGCGTTAATCTGCTGCTCTCATTTTTTTTGAATTCAGCGATGACCGGGATGAACACCAAAATTTTCCGTAAACTTATGATAACTGGACTATTTATTGCCGTCTCTCTGACCTGGGGAACCACCTGGATGGCGATGAAAATTGCCGTGGCCAGCGTACCGCCGATTTCCGCTACCGGGCTACGCTTTCTTTGCGCCGCACCGCTGCTTTTATTGTTGGCGCGTTATCAAAAAGCCCCATTGCTATTCCCCGCTGGTCAACGCGGCTTCCAGCTGTGCGTAACGCTTTTCTATTTTGCAATCCCGTTCACCCTGATGATTTACGGCGAACGCTATACCTCCTCCAGCCTGGCCGCCATTATCTTTGCCACAATGCCGGCGGCCGTTCTCGCGGCATCACTGTTTTTTTTACAGGAAAAAACAACGCTGCAACAGCTGCTTGGCCTTGGCATCAGTACCGGCGCACTGGGCACCATACTGTGGCATGAAACGCAGTCCAGCGCAGAAAGCCAGCTGCAGGGAATTCTGGCACTGGTCGCGGCGGTGCTGATCCATGCGGTGATGTACGTACAGTGTAAAAAACGCTGTGCGGGTATCTCTGTACTGAGCTACAACGCCCTACCCTGCATGGGCGCCGGGATAATTTTGACATTAGCCGGGCTGAGTGAAACACCCGATTACCAGGCTTTTACGCCACAGGCGCTGCTGGCGATAGTTTATCTTGGCGTAGTCGCTGGAGTGGGCGGCATTCTGGCCTACTTTGCTCTGCAGCAGGCGGCCAGGCCCTTCCAGGCATCGCTGGTATTTCTGGTGTTCCCGCTGATTGCCGTGGCGCTCGAAAGCAAATTGAACGGCGTCAGCATCAGCCACCAGTCACTGATGCTGTTATTGCCGTTCCTGCTGGGAATTATGCTGACACTGTATCGTGGAACACGCCAATCTGCTGCGGCCAAAGCGCAACGGGTCCTTGAACGTTAA
- a CDS encoding SmdB family multidrug efflux ABC transporter permease/ATP-binding protein, with the protein MANNTRLWPTIKRLLYYGAPWRKSLGLAVLMLWIAAAAEVLGPVLISFFIDQLVAKHRMPLGLAAGLITSYLLLQLLAAILHYWQALRFNQAAVGVVQRLRTEVMDAALRQPLSAFDNQPVGQIISRVTNDTEVVRDLYVTVVATVLRSAALVGAMLVAMFSLDWRMALVAVAIFPAVLTVMLIYQRCSTPVVRRVRSYLAEINNGFNEVISGMSVIQQFRQQARFGERMGEASRSHYLARMQTLRLDGFLLRPLLSLFSALILCGLMMLYGFSSAGTIEVGVLYAFISYLGRLNEPLIELTTQQSMLQQAVVAGERIFELMDAPHQPYGNDIQPLSGGSIDIRDLTFAYRGGRPVLTDINLSVPPRHFVALVGHTGSGKSTLASLLMGYYPLSDGEILLDNRPLSSLSHAALRNSVAMVQQDPVVLADTFFANITLGREIREDVVWDVLETVQLAALARSMPEGIHTRLGEQGNSLSVGQKQLLALARVLISTPKILILDEATANIDSGTEQTVQQALRAVRQRTTLVVIAHRLSTITEADTILVLHRGQVVERGNHQQLLAARGRYWQMYRLQLAGVQLAVS; encoded by the coding sequence ATGGCTAATAACACCCGGCTATGGCCGACGATCAAGCGGCTGCTTTACTACGGTGCGCCGTGGCGGAAATCACTTGGCCTGGCCGTATTGATGTTGTGGATTGCCGCAGCGGCAGAAGTGCTCGGGCCGGTGCTGATCAGCTTTTTTATCGACCAATTGGTGGCGAAACATCGTATGCCTTTGGGGCTGGCGGCTGGGCTGATAACCAGCTACCTGTTGCTACAGCTGCTGGCCGCTATACTACATTACTGGCAGGCGCTGCGGTTTAACCAGGCCGCGGTTGGCGTGGTACAGCGTTTACGCACCGAGGTTATGGATGCCGCTTTGCGCCAACCGTTAAGCGCTTTTGACAATCAACCGGTCGGGCAAATTATCTCGCGGGTAACCAACGATACAGAAGTGGTGCGCGATCTGTATGTCACCGTGGTAGCTACCGTGCTGCGCAGTGCTGCGCTGGTCGGTGCGATGCTGGTGGCAATGTTCAGTCTGGACTGGCGCATGGCGCTGGTGGCAGTGGCCATTTTTCCGGCAGTGCTAACTGTGATGCTGATATATCAGCGTTGCAGCACGCCTGTTGTGCGTCGGGTGCGCAGTTATCTGGCCGAAATCAATAATGGTTTTAATGAAGTGATTAGCGGCATGAGTGTGATCCAGCAGTTTCGTCAGCAGGCCCGTTTTGGCGAACGTATGGGCGAGGCCAGCCGCTCGCACTATCTGGCGCGCATGCAGACGTTACGCCTGGACGGCTTCCTGCTGCGGCCGCTGCTCAGCCTGTTTTCCGCGCTGATCCTCTGCGGGCTGATGATGCTTTATGGTTTTTCATCTGCAGGAACCATTGAAGTCGGCGTGCTTTACGCCTTTATCAGCTATCTTGGCCGGCTCAACGAGCCTCTGATTGAACTGACCACCCAACAATCGATGCTGCAACAGGCGGTGGTGGCAGGTGAGCGAATTTTCGAGCTGATGGATGCGCCCCACCAGCCTTATGGTAATGATATCCAGCCGCTCAGTGGGGGCAGCATCGACATTCGCGACCTGACGTTTGCTTATCGCGGCGGTCGTCCGGTGCTGACGGATATCAATTTGTCGGTGCCGCCGCGGCATTTCGTTGCGCTGGTAGGGCACACCGGCAGCGGTAAAAGCACGCTTGCCAGCCTGCTGATGGGCTACTACCCGTTGAGCGACGGTGAAATCCTGCTTGATAACAGACCGCTTTCCTCACTCAGCCATGCCGCACTACGCAACAGCGTGGCAATGGTTCAGCAGGACCCGGTGGTACTGGCTGATACGTTTTTCGCCAATATCACTTTAGGAAGAGAGATCAGAGAGGATGTGGTTTGGGATGTGCTGGAGACGGTGCAGCTGGCGGCGCTTGCGCGCTCCATGCCTGAGGGTATTCATACCCGATTGGGGGAGCAGGGTAACTCTCTTTCAGTTGGACAGAAGCAGCTGTTAGCACTGGCCCGAGTGCTGATCTCGACGCCTAAAATACTTATCCTCGATGAAGCTACGGCGAATATCGACTCCGGTACCGAGCAAACGGTCCAGCAAGCGCTGCGTGCGGTTCGTCAGCGCACTACGCTGGTCGTCATCGCCCATCGACTATCGACGATCACCGAAGCGGATACCATCCTGGTGCTGCATCGCGGACAGGTGGTTGAACGCGGCAATCATCAGCAGCTTTTGGCAGCCCGCGGACGCTACTGGCAGATGTATCGGTTGCAGCTGGCAGGCGTGCAGCTTGCGGTGTCATAA